The nucleotide window TTAGTTTGAATAAAATGTGTATGAAGTATATTTTTAGTATATTTATGAATGAGTTTCACTCACAGTGCTCCTAGGGATCGCTGGACCTCCGTGCTTCGAAGCTGTAACAAATGATGACCATGGCTCCTGacaaaaacacatgcacactTACGGTTACAATAATGTATAGTTTATAGGTTAATACATTCATTTAGAGCTCAGAGGAAATAAAAGTGTTTGTTAGATAGAATTACACTCCGACCCTCAGCTCTGATCAGCACTTTTCATATTGATGAAGGAGAAACTGTTGGAGGAACAGTAGGGGAAACAGTAAGGGGGAACTTTTGAAGGAACTGTAGAGGAATTGTTGAAGGAACTGTAGGGGGAATTCTAAGGGGGATTGTAGGGAGATCTCTAAGGGGGAACTGTAAGGTGGACTGTAGGGGGACTGTTGAAAGAACTGTAAGGTGGACTGTAGAGCAGTAAAAGGACAGACCTGGTGCAGCAGCTCGATATCACATGCCATCTGCCACAGAGTGCTCAGAGCCTGATAGTTCCTGTAATCTCCAGGTCTCGCTACCAgcttctgtctcacacacacacacacacacacgttattctGAAGATTCATATTCAAAGACAGCTAAGGTAATATGCACACAGACAAATGTATAAAGAAACGGTAAGACAGATAGctggacagacaaacagacagactcaCGGTGTACTCTTTCTCACTGATGAACATAATGAGCTCCACTCGTCCGTAGCGGAACACAGACAGGCGCTCATACAGAGCATAGACGAGTTTCCACAACATGTTCCTCTCATTCCTCTGAGAGAAAATCCCCACCACCTTCACCGGcacatctgaacacacacacacaccacgtttTCACCTTCACTGGTATGTCTGCAAATGCAAAATATTTTCTCAGATCACGTGTCTAGAGTAGAAACAggagcatgtgtgtgtatgtatatagtgTTTTCCAGAAACCAGCAGGAGTTTGGGGTGAAACGCTGCCGAAAAGATGAGCAATTTTAGTTATCACGCTTAATAAGACAGTGTGTAGCTTGAAATCATGCCATTTTCCACATCAGCACGTCTAacaaagtggggaaaaaaatgccaCTCCATGTTTAAGTTTTGTCAGCAATAAGCTGGCCAGCTAAGTGTGCTGAATGCGGTACACTCTCCTCCTCAGAACAGTGAACTGTACAGCCTGTACTATAGATTTAGTCGGTGAACGTGTCTGTACGCTGATTGGTCTAAACCCAATTTACAGCTCAAGAAGTGCTGCTGTGTTTATTGCTGATGTTGTGAATGGCCATGCTGATCTGACGTCACTCTGTAATCTGAGAAGGCTTCCCTGAACTGATGAGGAGGAATTTCATGGTGTGTTCTTTGGCTTTTACTGATTGGAGGTGAGAAATTACAAGTTGCCACCTTGAGTCAAATGCAACAAAATACTCCGGTATCTATGGCGACGTGTCTGTCCTGAGCAGTGCAGGAGAACAAAACAGTGATTTTAATGATGTTCTAATTACACCATTAACATTATTTACAAGAGTTAGATTAGACACTTTATTGTACTAATTCTGTGTGCgtacgtatgcgcacacacacatacctgctGTCCATGGCACCTCAGAGATCCCGAGGTCAGTGAAGAGTTTCTCGGAGAACATGGCTGGAGGCTTCATGCTACCCTGACCAATCGGATCTAGCTTAAAGAAGTCACAATGGACCACCTTCAGTTGCCCATCCAGCTTACACTCCAACtcctaacacaaacacacacagagttataTTAAAACTGTAACAAACTTTTAGTACTTTCAGTCCTCCCTGTTACTCCATTGTTACGGGAGCGGAGCCTAAACAAGGGGTGGGGCATTAATGGTGATTATGGACAGTCAGAGATGTTTACCTGCAGCTCAGGGAGGAAGGCTTTATCACTCTCCAGCGCCACCACTCTGTGAGCTCCACAGTTCAGCAGTGTGCGGGTTAACACACCCGGCCCTACACACACACGTCAGATTCTTCATCTTGGCCATTTAAACTTCACTTCTATGACATCACATTATAGACCCAACATTATGAGCTGGATCAAGTACGTAAgctagtaaaacacacacacacctgggttACACTCAAATATGACGGCCTTGCCCTCGTCGATGTCGGGGGCGAGGTGCTCAGTGACCACGCGTGCGAGCTCAGGGTCGATGATGAAGCGTCTCAGGTGTTTGCAGACGAGGGCCCTGCGCGTGTTCTCCTCCACCTCACCCAAATCCAGCGGGTCGTAGTGGCTCATAGGACGGAGCTGATTCAGGAAGTTGGCAGCAGAGGCAGAGAGGTTCCTGCACGTTTTCCCTGAGTGACATGCCTGCTCCACCCTGCATCCACCTGCTGAGGTTCTCCTCCACTCCCCGACAGAGAGCACACGCGCTGATGAGGACAGAGCACGCGACACACACTGACGAGACACGAGGGGCGGTCCTAACAGAACCCtcacagacagcaagagaaccCTGCTCCTACCACACACTGACATGATGGACTGCTCACTGCTGGgggtggagagggagagagagcgagcagaaacACACGTTACACACATATTTTCTTTCTTCCAAATCTGATTTTTATTCTTACTACCCTTGctactttttctttatttttattcttccTGTCTCCTGTTATTCTTTCTTGCCTTTTCTTTCCCTTTTTATTCATCTTTATTCTGTTTTTCCTCGTTTTTAATTCGTTCTTTCATCCGTCCATCATGTTTAGTTTGGCGTGAGTGTTAttagtcttcttcttttggctgctcccgttagggattgccacagcggatctgttgtgcaaatttgatttggcataggttttacactgaatgcccttcctgatgcaaccgtcCCCAGtctttctgggcttgggactggcacaaagtatgcactgtcttgtacaatccaagtacatgtctttgaactgtgggaggaaaccggagcacctggaggaaacccgcacagacacggagagaacatgcaaactccacacagaaagatccctGTTGGCtgtgaggctcgaacccggaagatgaggtgacagtgctaatgactacaccaccgtaccgctcaCTATTTGTTATTGCAGTAAAACCATCAATGATCaactctgtgcgtgtgtgtgtgagagagagagagcagtgtgagGAGAATAACTGAATGTAAATACTTTAGGAAGTTATCCTGAAGCTAAACACCACATTCATTTGTGTTTCATTAAAAACAGCAGGATGATGATATTTAAACTTGacctgtgtgtgtttgcagtgggagtgaaatctccactctgctctTAAACTCAAAGTGTAAaagtatttacaaccccgattccaaaaaagttgggacaaagtacaaattgtaaataaaaataaaatgcaataatttacaaatctcaaaaactgatattgtattcacaatagaacatagacaacatatcaaatgtcgaaagtgagacattttgaaatttcatgcaaaatattggctcatttgaaatttcatgacagcaacacatctcaaaaaagttgggacaggagcaataagaggctggaaaagttaaaggtacaaaaaaggaacagctggaggaccaaattgcaactcattaggtcaattggcaataggtcattaacatgactgggtataaaaagagcatcttggagtggcagtggctctcagaagtaaagctgggaagaggatcaccaatccccctaattctgcgccgacaaatagtggagcaatatcagaaaggagttcgacagtgtaaaattgcaaagagtttgaacatatcatcatctacagtgcataatatcatcaaaagattcagagaatctggaagaatctctgtgcgtaagggtcaaggccggaaaaccatactgggtgcccgtgatcttcaggcccttagacagcactgcatcacatacaggcatgcttctgtattggaaatcacaaaatgggctcaggaatatttccagagaacattatctgtgaacacaattcaccgtgccatccgccattgccagctaaaactctatagttcaaagaagaagccgtatctaaacatgatccagaagcgcagacgtcttctctgggccaaggctcatttaaaatggactgtggcaaagtggaaaactgttctatggtcagacgaatcaaaatttgaagttctttatggaaatcagggacgccgtgtcattcggactaaagaggagaaggacgacccaagttgttatcagcgctcagttcagaagcctgcatctctgatggtatggggttgcattagtgcgtgtggcatgggcagcttacacatctggaaagacaccatcaatgctgaaaggtatatccaggttctagagcaacatatgctcccatccagacgacatctctttcagggaagaccttgcattttccaacatgacaatgccaaaccacatactgcatcaattacagcatcatggctgcgtagaagaagggtccgggtactgaactggccagcctgcagtccagatctttcacccatagaaaacatttggcgcatcataaaacggaagatacgacaaaaaagacctaagacagttgagcaactagaatcctacattagacaagaatgggttaacattcctatccctaaacttgagcaacttgtctcctcagtccccagacgtttacagactgttgtaaagagaaaaggggatgtctcacagtgggaaacatggccttgtcccaacttttttgagatgtcgtgttgtcatgaaatttaaaatcacctaatttttctctttaaatgatacattttcccagtttaaacatttgatatgtcatctatgttctattctgaataaaatatggaattttgaaacttccacatcattgcattcaatttttatttacaatttgtactttgtcccaacttttttggaatcgggattataTGATAAATAAACAGATAGTGCAGATCTCAGGGATGAAAGCCTCACAGCTGAACAGCACTCCCTCTGCaccctgatttttcatttcagcaCAATTAAAATTTATCACTTATGAGTCTTAATAACGACTCATAACCGGTACTTACACTTTATTATAACTCAATAAGATTTATTATTAATTGCGTCACCGTGTTCATCTGTAAACCTGACTGATGTTATATTTACTaattaaactgatgataaaacTTTCGACGTTGCATATTAGCGTTAAAGACGTATTTATAACGTATTTAGTAATATCGATAAACTATACTCATATATTTAATAACATTAAAGTTTGGGAATTTAACTAAACCGCGAGCTGTCAGACGTTGACGTTATTCAATTAGCCGTGTGGCTAAGCTAGCCTGTTAGGTAAACTAACTCCGCTTATATAAacactgattattttgtaataataataatatgagagtCCCGACCTACTGAGTGTATGAATTTACACAGCTGATGATGGAGAACACACTACGGTATGAAGAACAAATCCTCCCTTCATCTCTGCACATCCACAAACACTGTAATTTGACATTGAACACGCGCGTGGAGCGCAACGCTAACCCTTCCACCACCCGTATTCTGaaaggccacgcccccgctgtgcTGTGATTGGATAAATTCCAGAAGCAGCGTTTCAACGCGCGTGCTTGTGTTCTCGTGTAGTGTCCCTCAGTCAGAACTAAACACGCTAACCTGAAAACTGTTCCCTGTACAGTGGTGTGGTGACATCAAGCagacgtgtgtgagagagagacatagttAAACCAACTCAGTTCTTCTCTGTAATGCTTACATTCAGCTCATTGTACATAATATATAAAACAAACATAAAATTCATATGTATATACTGATCATGTTTTCAGATTTTTAAACGCATATTGCGAGAAAGCTCATGTGCTGACCATTTAACTACCTAGTATTTTTGTAGTAATTGTGATATTTGGAACACAGCCACAACGCGTCTGAGTCTGAGCTGCAAACCAATCCTCGGGCAGGAGGCGGGATGTGTCAGAATACGGGTGGGAGAGAAATAACCCACATAACAT belongs to Neoarius graeffei isolate fNeoGra1 chromosome 11, fNeoGra1.pri, whole genome shotgun sequence and includes:
- the tfb2m gene encoding dimethyladenosine transferase 2, mitochondrial isoform X3, encoding MSVCGRSRVLLLSVRVLLGPPLVSRQCVSRALSSSARVLSVGEWRRTSAGGCRVEQACHSGKTCRNLSASAANFLNQLRPMSHYDPLDLGEVEENTRRALVCKHLRRFIIDPELARVVTEHLAPDIDEGKAVIFECNPGPGVLTRTLLNCGAHRVVALESDKAFLPELQELECKLDGQLKVVHCDFFKLDPIGQGSMKPPAMFSEKLFTDLGISEVPWTADVPVKVVGIFSQRNERNMLWKLVYALYERLSVFRYGRVELIMFISEKEYTKLVARPGDYRNYQALSTLWQMACDIELLHQEPWSSFVTASKHGGPAIPRSTHVPNDHLCLVRITPREDFFSSSITPFNSSALVMMVKQCLTKRRCRLIDKLNSWSAGSGMDILLQMGLFEDVMTGQISPSEYKRVFELMEKSEEFTQSWLYDEILEHTKNTDCG
- the tfb2m gene encoding dimethyladenosine transferase 2, mitochondrial isoform X1 — translated: MCRDEGRICSSYRSVFSIISCVNSYTHSEQSIMSVCGRSRVLLLSVRVLLGPPLVSRQCVSRALSSSARVLSVGEWRRTSAGGCRVEQACHSGKTCRNLSASAANFLNQLRPMSHYDPLDLGEVEENTRRALVCKHLRRFIIDPELARVVTEHLAPDIDEGKAVIFECNPGPGVLTRTLLNCGAHRVVALESDKAFLPELQELECKLDGQLKVVHCDFFKLDPIGQGSMKPPAMFSEKLFTDLGISEVPWTADVPVKVVGIFSQRNERNMLWKLVYALYERLSVFRYGRVELIMFISEKEYTKLVARPGDYRNYQALSTLWQMACDIELLHQEPWSSFVTASKHGGPAIPRSTHVPNDHLCLVRITPREDFFSSSITPFNSSALVMMVKQCLTKRRCRLIDKLNSWSAGSGMDILLQMGLFEDVMTGQISPSEYKRVFELMEKSEEFTQSWLYDEILEHTKNTDCG
- the tfb2m gene encoding dimethyladenosine transferase 2, mitochondrial isoform X2; translation: MCRDEGRICSSYRSVFSIISCVNSYTHEQSIMSVCGRSRVLLLSVRVLLGPPLVSRQCVSRALSSSARVLSVGEWRRTSAGGCRVEQACHSGKTCRNLSASAANFLNQLRPMSHYDPLDLGEVEENTRRALVCKHLRRFIIDPELARVVTEHLAPDIDEGKAVIFECNPGPGVLTRTLLNCGAHRVVALESDKAFLPELQELECKLDGQLKVVHCDFFKLDPIGQGSMKPPAMFSEKLFTDLGISEVPWTADVPVKVVGIFSQRNERNMLWKLVYALYERLSVFRYGRVELIMFISEKEYTKLVARPGDYRNYQALSTLWQMACDIELLHQEPWSSFVTASKHGGPAIPRSTHVPNDHLCLVRITPREDFFSSSITPFNSSALVMMVKQCLTKRRCRLIDKLNSWSAGSGMDILLQMGLFEDVMTGQISPSEYKRVFELMEKSEEFTQSWLYDEILEHTKNTDCG